In Pseudorasbora parva isolate DD20220531a chromosome 20, ASM2467924v1, whole genome shotgun sequence, a single window of DNA contains:
- the optn gene encoding optineurin: MASGSSMMNGDIGHPRGSGPGNVGSLEETLQQMNTLIKENRELKEALKQTNLSMKERFEGLSAWKENQKKDRDFLEQRLEEAKTRLNTMDAENEILKKTVEDLEKSGAECLHTELEALRGQIGRLQAEKNDLVALNSELQLKAGQGSPRDSFIEIRIAEDDLMTRDFPTALNDPSAFCMPKAESEEQTVRQLLHSLRAETDEKERLQKTLQEARGRIAELEKRLEHTDSSAQTSLPCTTEINSSAEVKNLEDQLLKLCNELKQAQVKLDDAEDMKRNLQDRCKDLEQDLGTLRTQLGDKQKTQAENDSLKVQMESLQAAIKLEQKKTQDEKNNLNQLKDAYTKLFEDYNELQEEKKKKEGSVSQEEYADLQTRFATAEKALADKQLKIDEMKMEIFQKEKELETITVFQAQAEIYSSDFYAERAAREKIHEEKERLATQLEYVKKQNSQLQEEMESLGRHSMSEMQRRHVPRGTNPQGPTSPGDWQQQNIPEHACPKCGEVLPDLDSLQIHIMDCII, encoded by the exons ATGGCATCTGGTTCATCGATGATGAACGGGGACATCGGTCACCCACGCGGTTCCGGCCCGGGGAATGTGGGCAGTTTAGAGGAGACACTCCAGCAAATGAACACCCTGATCAAAGAGAACAGAGAACTGAAGG AGGCTCTGAAACAGACCAACCTGTCCATGAAGGAGAGATTTGAAGGTCTGTCGGCATGGAAGGAGAATCAAAAGAAGGACAGAGACTTCCTGGAGCAACGTTTAGAAGAGGCCAAAACCAGACTCAACACGATGGATGCAGAAAACGAGATATTGAAGAAAACAGTGGAAGACCTGGAAAAAAGTGGAGCCGAG TGTTTACACACTGAACTGGAGGCACTGAGGGGTCAGATTGGTCGTCTTCAGGCTGAGAAGAATGATCTGGTAGCACTGAACTCTGAACTCCAGCTCAAAGCGGGACAAGGTTCACCTAGGGACTCCTTCATTGAGATTAGAATAGCT GAAGATGATTTAATGACCAGAGATTTCCCCACTGCTCTAAATGACCCATCTGCTTTCTGCAT GCCAAAGGCTGAGTCAGAGGAGCAGACGGTGAGGCAGCTGCTTCACTCCCTCAGAGCAGAGACTGATGAGAAGGAGAGACTGCAGAAAACTCTTCAGGAGGCACGCGGGAG AATTGCAGAGTTAGAGAAGAGACTGGAACACACTGACAGCAGCGCACAGACGTCTCTCCCTTGTACAACGGAAATCAAT TCAAGCGCTGAGGTGAAGAATCTGGAGGATCAGTTGTTGAAGCTCTGTAATGAATTGAAACAAGCTCAGGTCAAACTAGACGATGCTGAGGACATGAAAAGAAACCTGCAGGACAG GTGTAAAGATTTGGAGCAGGATCTTGGCACCTTAAGGACTCAGCTCGGAGACAAACAGAAGACCCAGGCTGAGAACGACAGTCTGAAGGTTCAGATGGAAAGTCTCCAGGCTGCTATTAAACTGGAACAGAAGAAAACTCAGGATGAGAA GAACAACCTAAACCAGCTGAAAGATGCCTACACCAAGCTGTTTGAAGACTACAATGAGCTTCAagaggaaaagaaaaagaaagag GGTAGCGTATCACAGGAAGAGTACGCGGACCTCCAAACCAGGTTTGCTACGGCTGAAAAGGCGCTggcagacaaacagctgaagATTGATGAGATGAAGATGGAAATCTTCCAGAAGGAAAAGGAGCTAGAAACGATCACTGTTTTCCAGGCTCAG GCAGAGATATATTCCTCAGACTTCTATGCAGAACGAGCAGCTCGTGAGAAGATTCACGAGGAGAAAGAGCGTTTGGCCACTCAGCTGGAGTACGTGAAGAAACAGAACAGCCAGCTTCAGGAGGAGATGGAATCACTTGGCAG GCATTCCATGAGCGAGATGCAAAGGAGACATGTGCCACGTGGGACCAATCCACAAGGCCCCACATCTCCAGGTGATTGGCAGCAGCAAAATATTCCAGAACATGCTTGTCCAAAATGTGGGGAAGTCCTACCTGACCTGGACTCTCTGCAGATCCACATCATGGATTGCATCATCTGA
- the LOC137049736 gene encoding perforin-1-like, with the protein MHTTPDTSKTAMAVFYDLRLVSLAVLMLASQLDFASAAVRVFGLHAKGLNGDTIGKPDPFVKVWCGSTFGGQTTHVNSNANPTWSEEFNFFNCNSGETLKLELWDRDLNFDDKLGTCSRSVQNGSFTIPCYLNKGTLFYSYEAK; encoded by the exons ATGCACACAACACCTGACACAAGCAAG ACAGCCATGGCAGTCTTTTATGATCTTCGTCTGGTGTCTCTGGCTGTGCTCATGCTGGCGTCTCAGCTGGACTTTGCCAGCGCTGCTGTTCGAGTTTTTGGCTTACATGCCAAGGGCCTCAATGGTGATACTATTGGAAAACCCGATCCATTCGTCAAGGTCTGGTGTGGCTCTACTTTTGGGGGACAGACAACACATGTCAATAGTAATGCTAATCCTACATGGTCTGAAGAATTCAACTTTTTCAACTGCAACAGTGGTGAAACCCTGAAGCTGGAGTTGTGGGACAGAGACCTGAATTTTGATGATAAATTGGGCACATGTTCCAGGTCGGTGCAAAATGGCTCTTTCACCATTCCTTGCTATCTGAACAAAGGAACCCTGTTTTACAGTTATGAAGCGAAATAA
- the LOC137049765 gene encoding perforin-1-like has protein sequence MHTTPDTSKTAMAVFYDLRLVSLAVLMLASQLDFASAAVRVSGLHARDLTGDAAGNKPDPYVKVWCGSTFGGQTEFIKDTAHPTWSSEFNFPNCKANENLKLEVWDKDLNYDDKLGTCSRQVQYGSFDVVCYLNKGTLFYKCEVK, from the exons ATGCACACAACACCTGACACAAGCAAG ACAGCCATGGCAGTCTTTTATGATCTTCGTCTGGTGTCTCTGGCTGTGCTGATGCTGGCGTCTCAGCTGGACTTTGCCAGCGCTGCTGTTCGAGTTTCTGGTTTACATGCCAGAGACCTCACCGGTGATGCTGCTGGAAACAAACCCGATCCATATGTCAAGGTCTGGTGTGGCTCTACTTTTGGGGGACAGACAGAATTTATCAAGGATACTGCTCATCCTACATGGTCTTCTGAATTCAACTTCCCAAATTGCAAAGCAAATGAAAACCTGAAGCTGGAGGTGTGGGACAAAGACCTGAATTATGATGATAAATTGGGCACATGTTCCAGACAGGTGCAATATGGATCTTTCGATGTTGTTTGTTATCTGAACAAAGGAACCCTGTTTTACAAGTGTGAAGTGAAATAA